Proteins from a genomic interval of Clostridium sp. M62/1:
- a CDS encoding oligosaccharide flippase family protein translates to MATDRKQKSIGKNVIWNGILSLSSILFPIITFPYITRVLGVETNGAISFATSVVNYFALFATLGLSSYGVKACAQVKDDRNQLSKVTQELLMISSIAAIIVLVVLYLSLWFVPQFKSYRSLMMVYSVNIVLNVLGMNWMYQGIEKYKYITTRSIAFKIISIVLMFLFVKKPSDGVIYAIISVFAVSAGNILNIIYSHNYISFKRYNEYSFKRHLKPIFILFATKYSLQGTTQGRYLTGGVPPVRFSM, encoded by the coding sequence GTGGCAACAGACCGGAAACAAAAATCAATCGGAAAAAATGTTATTTGGAACGGAATTCTTTCTTTGTCATCTATTTTGTTCCCGATAATTACATTTCCATATATAACGAGAGTTCTGGGGGTAGAAACAAATGGAGCAATATCATTTGCTACTTCAGTGGTGAATTATTTCGCACTTTTTGCGACACTGGGGCTATCGTCATATGGCGTAAAAGCGTGTGCTCAAGTAAAAGATGATAGAAACCAACTCTCAAAAGTAACGCAAGAACTTTTGATGATCAGTTCTATAGCTGCAATTATTGTATTAGTGGTTTTATATCTTAGTCTGTGGTTCGTGCCTCAATTCAAAAGTTATAGATCATTGATGATGGTGTATAGCGTTAATATTGTGCTGAATGTCCTCGGAATGAACTGGATGTATCAAGGCATCGAGAAATATAAATATATCACCACAAGATCAATTGCGTTTAAGATTATCTCGATTGTATTAATGTTTCTTTTTGTTAAGAAACCGTCTGATGGTGTTATTTATGCAATTATTTCTGTGTTTGCAGTTAGTGCAGGAAACATTCTGAATATCATTTATTCGCACAATTATATTTCTTTTAAGAGATATAATGAATATAGTTTTAAAAGGCATTTGAAACCCATTTTTATTTTGTTTGCAACAAAGTACAGTTTACAAGGGACTACACAGGGTAGGTATCTGACGGGAGGTGTTCCGCCCGTCAGATTTTCCATGTGA
- a CDS encoding recombinase family protein codes for MNNRIDAIYARQSVDKKDSISIESQIEFCKYELKGGNCKEYTDKGYSGKNTDRPKFQELVRDIKRGLIAKVVVYKLDRISRSILDFANMMELFQQYNVEFVSSTEKFDTSTPMGRAMLNICIVFAQLERETIQKRVTDAYYSRSQRGFKMGGKAPYGFHTEPIKLDGINTKKLVVNPDEAANIRLMFEMYAQPTTSYGDITRYFAEQGILFNGKELIRPTLAQMLRNPVYVQADLDVYEFFKSQWTVIVNDAADFTGMNGCYLYQGRDVKPSKKNDLKDQMLVLAPHEGIVPSDIWLTCRKKLMNNMKIQSARKATHTWLAGKIKCGNCGYALMSINNPVGKQYLRCTKRLDNKSCAGCGKIITSELEAVVYQQMVKKLEKHKTLTGGKKAAKANPKIAALQVELLHVDSEIEKLVDSLTGANNVLLSYVNVKIAELDGRKQELLARIAELTVEAISPEQVSQISGYLDTWENVSFDDKRRVVDLMITTIAATSDSLNITWKI; via the coding sequence ATGAATAATCGAATAGACGCAATCTATGCAAGACAATCGGTGGACAAAAAGGACAGCATTTCCATTGAAAGCCAGATTGAATTTTGCAAATATGAGTTGAAAGGCGGTAACTGCAAGGAATACACAGACAAAGGGTACAGCGGCAAGAACACAGACCGTCCGAAGTTTCAAGAACTGGTGCGGGACATCAAGCGGGGCTTGATTGCAAAGGTCGTGGTTTACAAACTCGACCGTATCAGCCGTTCCATTCTGGACTTCGCAAACATGATGGAGCTGTTCCAGCAGTACAATGTAGAGTTTGTGTCCTCTACGGAAAAGTTTGATACCTCCACCCCGATGGGGCGGGCGATGTTAAATATCTGTATTGTGTTCGCCCAGCTTGAAAGGGAAACGATACAGAAGCGGGTAACGGACGCTTACTACTCCCGCAGTCAGCGTGGTTTCAAGATGGGCGGGAAAGCCCCTTACGGCTTCCATACAGAGCCGATTAAGTTGGACGGTATCAACACAAAGAAGCTGGTGGTAAACCCAGATGAAGCGGCAAATATCCGGCTGATGTTTGAGATGTATGCTCAGCCCACAACTTCCTATGGAGACATTACCCGGTACTTTGCCGAACAGGGGATTTTATTCAACGGTAAAGAACTGATACGCCCCACGCTGGCGCAGATGTTACGCAATCCTGTCTATGTGCAGGCAGACCTTGATGTGTACGAATTTTTCAAAAGTCAATGGACGGTCATTGTCAATGACGCTGCCGATTTTACGGGCATGAACGGCTGCTATCTGTATCAAGGGCGGGATGTGAAGCCCAGCAAAAAGAACGACTTGAAAGACCAAATGCTGGTGCTGGCTCCCCATGAGGGCATTGTCCCCTCTGACATCTGGCTGACCTGCCGCAAGAAGCTGATGAACAACATGAAAATCCAGTCTGCCCGGAAAGCCACCCATACATGGCTGGCGGGAAAAATCAAGTGCGGGAACTGCGGGTATGCCCTTATGAGCATTAACAATCCTGTGGGAAAGCAATATCTCCGCTGCACAAAGCGGCTGGACAATAAAAGCTGTGCCGGGTGCGGGAAAATCATCACTTCGGAACTGGAAGCGGTGGTTTATCAGCAGATGGTGAAAAAGCTGGAAAAGCACAAGACGCTGACGGGCGGGAAGAAAGCGGCAAAGGCAAACCCGAAAATCGCCGCCCTGCAAGTAGAACTTCTCCATGTGGACAGCGAGATTGAAAAGTTAGTGGACAGTCTGACGGGCGCAAACAATGTCCTGCTCTCCTATGTGAATGTGAAGATAGCGGAACTGGACGGGCGCAAGCAGGAACTTCTGGCGAGGATAGCGGAACTGACGGTGGAAGCCATCAGCCCGGAACAGGTCAGCCAGATTTCCGGCTATCTCGACACTTGGGAGAATGTATCCTTTGACGACAAGCGGCGGGTGGTGGATCTGATGATTACCACCATAGCCGCCACAAGCGACAGCTTGAATATCACATGGAAAATCTGA
- the mobV gene encoding MobV family relaxase codes for MAQHAILRFEKHKGNPARPLEAHHERQKEQYASNPDIDTSRSKYNFHIVKPEGRYYHFIKSRIEQAGCRTRKDSTRFVDTLITASPEFFKKKSPKEIQEFFQRAADFLIRRVGKENIVSAVVHMDEKTPHLHLVLVPLTEDNRLCAKEIIGNRANLTKWQDDFHAYMVEKYPDLERGESASKTGRKHIPTRLFKQAVNLSKQARAIEATLDGINPLNAGKKKEEALSLLKKWFPQMENFSGQLKKYKVTINDLLAENEQLEARAKASEKGKMKDTMERAKLESELHDIQQLVDRIPPEVLAELKRQQRHTRER; via the coding sequence ATGGCACAACACGCAATTTTGCGATTTGAAAAACACAAGGGCAATCCAGCAAGACCGCTGGAAGCCCATCACGAACGGCAAAAGGAACAGTACGCCAGCAACCCGGATATTGACACCAGCCGGAGCAAGTACAACTTCCATATCGTTAAGCCAGAGGGCAGGTACTACCACTTCATTAAAAGCCGCATTGAACAAGCTGGCTGCCGTACCCGTAAGGACAGTACCCGGTTTGTGGATACGCTGATTACCGCCAGCCCGGAGTTTTTCAAGAAGAAGTCCCCAAAGGAAATACAGGAATTTTTCCAGAGGGCGGCTGATTTCTTAATCAGGCGGGTAGGGAAAGAAAATATCGTGTCGGCGGTGGTACACATGGACGAGAAAACGCCCCACCTGCATTTGGTCCTTGTCCCGCTTACAGAGGACAACCGCCTGTGTGCAAAGGAGATTATCGGCAACCGGGCAAACCTGACAAAGTGGCAGGACGATTTTCACGCCTATATGGTGGAGAAATATCCTGACTTGGAGCGTGGGGAAAGTGCCAGCAAGACAGGCAGGAAGCATATCCCCACCCGTTTGTTTAAGCAGGCGGTCAATCTCTCCAAACAGGCAAGAGCCATTGAAGCCACGCTGGACGGCATTAACCCGCTGAATGCCGGAAAGAAGAAAGAGGAAGCCCTCTCCCTGCTGAAAAAGTGGTTTCCGCAGATGGAGAACTTCTCTGGGCAGCTCAAAAAATACAAGGTCACGATAAACGACCTTTTGGCGGAAAATGAACAGTTGGAAGCCAGAGCCAAAGCCAGCGAAAAAGGCAAGATGAAAGATACGATGGAACGGGCAAAGCTGGAAAGCGAGCTGCACGACATTCAGCAGCTGGTAGACCGCATCCCACCGGAGGTGCTGGCAGAACTGAAACGCCAACAGCGGCACACAAGGGAACGGTGA
- a CDS encoding replication initiator protein A produces MTNTIYIHQPEKAVSFTRLPNFLFEAPTFTPLSNEAKVLYAFILRRTDLSRKNGWADEYGRIYLYYPINEVVELLHCGRQKAVNTLRELQYAGLVEIQKQGCGKPNRIYPKSYEAVPNTDFKKSGYGTRSD; encoded by the coding sequence ATGACAAACACCATTTATATCCATCAGCCGGAAAAGGCGGTCAGCTTTACCCGGCTTCCTAATTTCCTTTTTGAAGCCCCCACATTCACGCCACTGTCCAACGAAGCAAAGGTACTGTATGCCTTTATCCTGCGCCGAACAGACCTATCCCGGAAAAATGGCTGGGCGGACGAATACGGGCGGATTTACCTCTACTATCCCATCAACGAGGTGGTGGAGCTGCTCCACTGTGGGCGACAGAAAGCGGTCAATACCCTGCGGGAGCTGCAATATGCCGGACTGGTGGAGATCCAGAAGCAGGGCTGTGGAAAACCCAACCGCATTTACCCAAAATCCTATGAAGCGGTTCCAAATACCGACTTCAAGAAATCCGGTTATGGAACGCGGTCGGACTGA
- a CDS encoding cysteine-rich VLP domain-containing protein — MRENPYKRLPPIERRQDGSLYRMTPAQRKQANALIRRECCNYEDGNCMLLDEGDTHTCPQTISFSVCCKWFRWSVLPQIGTLEAEIFRDKELKRCAVCGRVFVPKSNRAKYCPGCAARVHRRQKTESERKRRSCVDS; from the coding sequence ATGAGAGAGAACCCATATAAACGACTGCCGCCCATAGAGCGCAGACAGGACGGTTCCCTTTACCGCATGACACCGGCACAGAGGAAACAGGCAAACGCCCTGATCCGCCGGGAGTGCTGCAACTATGAGGACGGGAACTGTATGCTCCTTGACGAGGGGGACACCCACACCTGCCCCCAGACCATTTCTTTCTCGGTCTGCTGTAAGTGGTTCCGCTGGTCGGTCTTGCCGCAAATCGGGACGCTGGAAGCGGAGATTTTCCGGGATAAGGAGCTGAAACGCTGTGCGGTCTGCGGCAGAGTGTTCGTCCCAAAGTCAAACCGGGCGAAATACTGCCCCGGCTGTGCCGCCAGAGTTCACAGGCGGCAGAAAACAGAAAGTGAACGGAAAAGGAGGTCTTGTGTGGACAGTTAG
- a CDS encoding tetratricopeptide repeat protein: protein MGLFSKKKNEEVAIDELTPQIKTKLDELAQKGNQFEEEEQYEEAIQAWKEALSLIPEPQQFYSETIWFLAAIGDIYFQKKQYEKAHECFDKARGNLSGEGYGNPFVMLRLGECCLEIGDEKNATEYLLRAYMFEGREIFEPDEDGNDDGKKYFDYLRTHVENIE from the coding sequence ATGGGACTGTTTTCAAAGAAGAAAAATGAAGAAGTGGCTATTGATGAACTAACACCACAAATAAAAACTAAGTTAGATGAATTAGCCCAAAAAGGCAATCAGTTTGAGGAAGAAGAACAATATGAGGAAGCTATACAAGCATGGAAAGAAGCTCTTAGCCTAATCCCAGAGCCACAGCAATTTTACAGTGAAACCATATGGTTTTTAGCTGCCATTGGCGATATTTATTTTCAAAAGAAACAATACGAAAAAGCACACGAATGCTTTGACAAAGCAAGGGGGAATTTGAGCGGCGAGGGATATGGAAATCCGTTTGTTATGCTTCGATTAGGTGAATGTTGTTTAGAAATAGGGGACGAAAAAAACGCCACAGAATATTTGCTTAGAGCCTATATGTTTGAAGGAAGGGAGATATTTGAGCCTGACGAGGACGGTAATGATGATGGCAAAAAATATTTTGATTATTTAAGAACTCATGTTGAAAACATTGAGTGA
- a CDS encoding helix-turn-helix domain-containing protein, which yields MELSIQERLKDLRVERGLTLEQLEEQVNLSKSALGSYEAKDFKDISHYAIIKLAKFYGVTADYLLGLSQTRNHPNADLADLRLSDDMIELLKSGLIDNSLLCELAVHPDFPRLMADLEIYVNGIAGKQVQSANAIVDTMSATIMKQYNPGLSDPQLRQLIAAHIDDDSFCRYVIQQDINKIALDLREAHKDDFFSVPGDNPLEDFLQTAEETASPDSDPEQAALAFICKRLKLNLKKLSEEEKKWLKKIAQKSDLLKNPNPQRGRK from the coding sequence ATGGAACTATCCATACAAGAACGATTGAAAGATTTGCGTGTGGAGCGTGGGCTGACGCTGGAGCAGCTTGAGGAGCAGGTAAATCTCTCCAAGTCTGCGCTGGGCAGCTATGAAGCAAAGGATTTTAAGGACATCAGTCACTATGCTATTATCAAGCTGGCGAAGTTTTACGGTGTAACCGCCGATTATCTACTGGGGCTGTCCCAAACAAGAAATCACCCAAACGCTGATCTTGCAGACCTGCGTTTGAGTGATGATATGATTGAACTCTTGAAAAGTGGGTTGATAGATAATTCCCTCTTGTGTGAACTGGCAGTACACCCGGATTTTCCCCGGCTGATGGCTGACCTTGAAATCTATGTAAACGGTATCGCAGGAAAACAGGTACAGAGTGCAAACGCCATCGTGGACACCATGAGTGCAACGATTATGAAGCAGTACAATCCCGGCTTGTCCGACCCGCAGCTAAGACAGCTTATCGCCGCCCATATTGATGATGACAGCTTTTGCCGCTATGTGATACAGCAGGACATAAACAAGATAGCCCTCGACCTGCGGGAAGCCCATAAGGACGATTTTTTCAGCGTTCCGGGGGACAACCCACTGGAAGATTTCTTGCAGACCGCCGAGGAAACTGCCAGTCCAGACAGCGACCCGGAGCAAGCGGCTTTGGCGTTTATCTGTAAGCGGCTCAAGCTGAATTTGAAAAAGCTGTCCGAGGAAGAAAAGAAGTGGCTGAAAAAGATTGCACAGAAGTCGGACTTGCTGAAAAATCCGAACCCACAGCGGGGGAGGAAATAA
- a CDS encoding polysaccharide biosynthesis C-terminal domain-containing protein, protein MNVYSHMDTVMLGLYQGDYATGIYSVAVKVKTILLTLISSFSVVMMSRLSYVGRNSENSMYGLLQKSYELLLFVTIPICTYFTFFSRESVIFLSGVSFEEASAPMRILMPTIIISSVSQIVGSQYSVSIGKEKNLMIAVVTGAIVNLIFNSIFIPKLSYNGAAIGTLIAEATQCSIQIFLAWQMVKQVFTVKALGKVVIGTGIAYIVSLIFNSMISISGSFWMLFINACLFFSVYAIVMIILKYELCLSMLQLAISKILKK, encoded by the coding sequence ATTAATGTTTATTCTCACATGGATACAGTAATGCTTGGATTATATCAAGGTGATTATGCAACAGGTATATATTCCGTTGCTGTTAAAGTAAAGACTATTTTGCTGACTTTGATATCTTCATTTAGTGTGGTTATGATGTCCAGATTGTCATATGTTGGTAGAAACAGCGAAAATAGTATGTATGGGTTACTACAGAAATCGTATGAATTATTGCTGTTTGTGACCATTCCAATTTGTACTTACTTTACATTTTTCTCGCGTGAAAGTGTTATCTTTCTGTCGGGAGTATCTTTTGAAGAAGCTAGCGCACCAATGAGAATTCTGATGCCTACAATTATTATTTCTTCTGTGTCCCAGATTGTAGGTAGTCAATATTCTGTTTCGATAGGTAAAGAGAAAAACCTCATGATTGCCGTTGTTACAGGAGCTATTGTAAACCTGATATTTAACAGCATTTTCATTCCTAAACTATCATATAATGGAGCGGCTATTGGTACCTTGATTGCTGAGGCAACGCAATGCTCTATTCAGATTTTTTTGGCATGGCAAATGGTGAAGCAAGTATTTACAGTTAAGGCCCTGGGTAAAGTGGTCATAGGAACAGGAATTGCTTATATAGTTTCTTTGATATTTAATTCAATGATTAGTATTTCGGGAAGTTTTTGGATGTTATTTATAAATGCATGTCTGTTCTTTTCTGTATACGCAATTGTAATGATTATCTTGAAATATGAGCTGTGCCTTAGTATGCTTCAGCTAGCGATATCCAAGATTTTGAAAAAATGA
- the glf gene encoding UDP-galactopyranose mutase, whose product MYDYLVVGSGLYGAVFAQQAKAAGKSVLVIDKRPNIAGNVYTQKVEGINFHKYGAHIFHTNNTKVWNYITQFATFNRFTNSPVANYKGELYSMPFNMYTFNKMWGVVTPEEAAAKIEEQKKEISGDPQNLEEQAISLVGRDIYEKLVKGYTEKQWGRDCKELPAFIIRRLPVRLTFDNNYFNALYQGIPVGGYTKMVENMLAGIEVILNEDYLADKDKWDGMAAKVVYTGAIDAYFDFCLGNLEYRSVRFENEILEMPNFQGNAAVNYTDRETPWTRIIEHKWFEFGKDEEGNDLPKTIISREYSSEWKPGDEPYYPVNDEKNGELYKKYRALADKEEKIIFGGRLGEYKYYDMDAVIASALDMAERVLRKD is encoded by the coding sequence ATGTACGATTATTTAGTAGTAGGATCAGGCTTATATGGAGCTGTATTTGCACAGCAAGCGAAAGCAGCAGGCAAGTCGGTACTTGTAATTGATAAGAGACCAAACATTGCTGGAAATGTTTATACGCAAAAGGTTGAAGGAATAAATTTTCATAAATATGGAGCACATATTTTCCACACCAACAATACAAAGGTTTGGAATTACATCACACAGTTCGCAACATTCAATCGTTTCACAAACTCTCCGGTTGCAAATTATAAGGGCGAGCTTTATTCCATGCCTTTCAATATGTACACTTTCAACAAGATGTGGGGTGTTGTAACTCCTGAAGAAGCTGCTGCAAAGATTGAAGAGCAGAAGAAAGAGATTTCCGGCGATCCTCAGAATCTTGAGGAGCAGGCTATCAGTCTGGTTGGACGTGATATCTATGAAAAACTGGTAAAAGGTTATACCGAGAAGCAGTGGGGACGTGATTGCAAAGAACTTCCTGCATTTATCATTAGGCGTTTACCGGTTCGTTTGACTTTCGATAACAACTACTTCAATGCTCTTTATCAGGGCATTCCAGTGGGTGGTTACACCAAGATGGTTGAAAACATGCTTGCAGGAATCGAAGTAATCCTTAATGAGGACTACCTTGCAGATAAGGATAAATGGGACGGCATGGCGGCGAAGGTTGTTTACACCGGAGCTATTGATGCATACTTCGATTTCTGCCTGGGCAATCTTGAGTATCGTTCTGTTCGTTTTGAAAATGAGATCCTCGAAATGCCAAATTTTCAAGGAAACGCAGCTGTCAATTATACAGATCGAGAGACTCCTTGGACCCGCATTATCGAGCACAAATGGTTTGAGTTTGGTAAGGATGAAGAGGGCAATGATCTGCCTAAGACTATCATTAGCCGTGAATACAGCTCTGAGTGGAAACCTGGTGATGAGCCTTATTATCCTGTAAACGACGAGAAAAACGGTGAACTCTATAAGAAGTATAGAGCGTTAGCAGATAAAGAAGAGAAAATCATCTTCGGTGGTCGTCTTGGCGAATATAAGTATTATGACATGGATGCAGTTATTGCATCTGCTTTGGATATGGCTGAGAGAGTTTTAAGGAAGGATTAA
- a CDS encoding acyltransferase encodes MSEKKRYAYFDYLSIAACIAVLYMHHNGLAHHYEKSAMWLISMGIECLCFWAVPVFFMISGAKLMNYRERHTTKEFIKRRIEKVVIPWLAWSAIFLFLQVIKGSVKLEEVLSIKVVSLFLNTEIIGVYWFFPALISVYLCIPVLSAISKSEDGDGILKYIVGVTFITTYCLPWLFEILRIEFNRDLMFPLGGEYSGQFYTVIPEVGNRRSDVKETVIPEPWKPWFLPL; translated from the coding sequence ATGTCTGAGAAAAAGAGATATGCATATTTTGATTATCTAAGTATAGCCGCATGTATAGCTGTACTTTATATGCACCATAATGGGTTGGCTCATCATTATGAAAAGTCTGCCATGTGGCTAATTTCTATGGGAATTGAATGCTTATGCTTTTGGGCTGTGCCTGTCTTCTTTATGATTTCAGGGGCTAAACTAATGAATTATCGAGAGCGACACACCACGAAAGAATTCATAAAAAGAAGGATAGAAAAAGTTGTAATCCCGTGGTTGGCTTGGAGCGCAATTTTTCTGTTTTTACAAGTTATAAAAGGAAGCGTAAAGCTAGAAGAAGTCCTTTCAATAAAAGTAGTTTCTTTATTCTTAAATACAGAAATCATAGGAGTGTATTGGTTCTTTCCTGCTTTGATATCCGTATATCTTTGTATTCCAGTTCTATCCGCTATAAGCAAAAGCGAGGACGGGGACGGTATCCTCAAATATATTGTGGGCGTGACTTTTATAACCACCTATTGTTTACCTTGGCTATTTGAAATCTTGAGGATTGAATTCAATCGTGATTTGATGTTCCCGCTGGGGGGTGAGTATTCCGGTCAGTTTTACACCGTAATTCCGGAAGTTGGAAACCGGCGTTCCGATGTAAAGGAAACCGTGATTCCAGAGCCATGGAAACCGTGGTTTCTTCCCTTATAA
- the istA gene encoding IS21 family transposase, translated as MTKYREIIRLASLSLSQTNIALSCGVSKKTVNKVLKAAREKGISWPLDPNQTDSVIEQLLFPKKNSPESQSNRRMPDYAHIRKELLRNGVNKKLLWTEYLEECRLSGDEPLMYSQFCYYIQKDEQKRRATMHINRKPAEQVEVDWAGDPAHIIDPDTCEILDAYIFVGVMTYSQYPYVEAFMDEKQPSWIAAHVHMYEYFGGVARILVPDNCRTAVDHNKGWKDQRINAVYQEMAEHYGTAIIPARVRAPKNKPNAEGSVGNISTWITAALRNEQFFSLIELNRAIRQKLEEFSHRPFQKKEGSRYEIFRNEELPLLAPLPATPYELAEWKQATVQFNYHISFAGMLYSVPYEYIKRKVDVRVADKTIEIFYNHNRIASHRRLYGRKGQYSTVTEHMPASHQQYLEWNGDRFRKWAERIGSSTYQVIDAILTSKRVEQQSYRSCMGLLKLADKYSVDRLEAACRKALSFTAAPSYKSIKNILDTGSDQMEMPDKGAASSHTEPAKSSHALTRGADYYRR; from the coding sequence ATGACCAAATACCGCGAGATTATCAGACTTGCCAGTCTGAGTCTCAGTCAGACGAACATCGCGCTTAGCTGCGGTGTATCCAAGAAAACGGTCAATAAGGTTTTAAAAGCTGCCAGAGAAAAAGGCATCTCGTGGCCGCTTGATCCAAACCAGACCGATTCAGTGATTGAGCAGCTGCTGTTCCCGAAGAAGAACAGCCCTGAGTCTCAATCAAACAGGCGGATGCCGGATTATGCGCATATCCGCAAGGAGCTTCTCCGTAATGGAGTAAATAAGAAACTCCTCTGGACAGAATACCTTGAGGAATGCCGCCTTTCCGGGGATGAGCCGCTTATGTACTCACAGTTCTGCTATTACATCCAGAAGGATGAACAGAAGCGCCGCGCCACCATGCATATCAACCGCAAACCTGCGGAACAGGTTGAGGTTGACTGGGCCGGAGATCCGGCACATATCATCGATCCGGATACCTGCGAAATCCTGGATGCCTACATTTTCGTAGGAGTGATGACTTACAGCCAGTATCCATACGTAGAAGCGTTCATGGATGAAAAGCAGCCTTCGTGGATTGCTGCGCATGTCCACATGTATGAATATTTTGGCGGTGTTGCCAGGATTCTCGTGCCGGATAACTGCCGTACTGCTGTGGATCACAACAAGGGTTGGAAAGATCAGCGGATCAATGCCGTCTATCAGGAGATGGCAGAGCACTATGGCACTGCGATTATTCCAGCCCGCGTCCGGGCTCCAAAGAACAAACCCAATGCCGAGGGCAGTGTAGGGAATATTTCCACCTGGATCACCGCAGCCCTGCGCAATGAGCAGTTCTTCTCCCTCATTGAGTTAAACCGAGCAATCCGACAGAAACTGGAAGAGTTCAGCCATCGCCCTTTTCAAAAGAAAGAGGGCAGCCGGTATGAGATCTTCCGCAACGAAGAACTGCCACTCCTGGCACCTTTACCTGCCACCCCATATGAACTGGCGGAATGGAAACAAGCCACCGTTCAGTTCAATTATCACATATCCTTTGCCGGAATGCTATACTCAGTTCCTTATGAATATATAAAACGCAAAGTTGATGTGAGGGTTGCAGATAAGACCATTGAGATTTTTTACAATCACAACCGGATTGCATCCCACCGCCGGCTTTATGGACGTAAGGGACAATACAGCACCGTCACAGAGCATATGCCGGCATCTCACCAGCAGTATCTGGAATGGAACGGCGACCGTTTCCGCAAATGGGCGGAGCGGATCGGCTCCAGTACTTATCAGGTAATTGATGCAATCCTTACCTCCAAACGCGTAGAACAACAGTCCTACCGCAGCTGTATGGGGCTTTTAAAACTGGCCGACAAATATTCCGTTGACCGTTTGGAAGCCGCCTGCCGGAAAGCACTCTCCTTTACGGCTGCTCCCAGTTATAAGAGTATCAAGAACATCCTTGATACCGGAAGCGACCAGATGGAGATGCCGGACAAAGGAGCAGCAAGCAGCCATACTGAACCAGCAAAGAGCAGCCATGCGCTTACAAGGGGCGCTGATTACTACAGGAGGTAA
- a CDS encoding ATP-binding protein — MTTQSTIDKLIEMRLTSMSDAFRIQMDDPKMKEISFEDRFGMLVDIEYSNRKSNSLKRLIRNAGFDQPDADIGNINYTSGRKLNRSLIERLATCEYITEHRNLFITGATGSGKTYLACAFGMEACKQRYKTKYVRLPDLLLELEMARNDGTYKKVQGKYANPVLLIIDEWLLLKPTESEQHDILELLHRRRRKSSTIFCSQYDPSGWYDQLGGDDSPLSEAILDRIKHDAYKINIVPTDPANYRSMREVYGLDPALSE; from the coding sequence ATGACTACACAAAGCACGATAGATAAACTCATTGAAATGCGCCTGACATCTATGTCTGATGCATTCCGCATCCAGATGGATGATCCCAAGATGAAGGAGATATCTTTTGAGGATCGTTTTGGAATGCTGGTGGATATCGAATACAGCAACCGCAAGAGCAACAGCCTGAAACGCCTGATCCGCAATGCCGGATTTGACCAGCCAGACGCAGACATTGGCAATATCAACTATACTTCCGGGCGCAAGCTGAACCGTTCTTTGATTGAGCGGCTCGCAACCTGTGAATATATCACAGAACACAGGAATCTCTTTATTACCGGAGCTACTGGGAGTGGAAAGACCTACCTGGCATGCGCATTCGGGATGGAAGCCTGCAAACAGCGTTACAAGACGAAATATGTCCGCCTGCCGGATCTGCTTCTGGAACTGGAGATGGCACGCAATGACGGTACATACAAAAAGGTCCAAGGGAAATACGCTAACCCTGTTCTGCTGATCATTGATGAATGGCTTCTGCTGAAGCCCACAGAATCCGAACAGCATGACATTCTGGAGCTTCTTCACAGGAGACGCAGGAAGTCATCTACCATCTTCTGTTCCCAGTACGACCCCAGTGGCTGGTATGACCAGCTTGGTGGTGATGACAGTCCTCTGTCGGAAGCGATATTGGACCGCATCAAGCATGATGCATACAAGATCAATATCGTCCCAACGGATCCGGCGAATTACAGATCCATGCGGGAGGTATATGGATTAGATCCGGCCTTAAGCGAGTAA